The following are encoded in a window of Microcaecilia unicolor chromosome 7, aMicUni1.1, whole genome shotgun sequence genomic DNA:
- the LOC115475032 gene encoding olfactory receptor 1019-like: MEKMNHTKVTEFIILGFFELADIQPLLFLVFLIIYLMSMTGNLLIIFTVCSASHLHSPMFFFLINLSFLEICYVTVTVPKLLAVLIAQNKTISFMQCMIQLYLFLACTDVEIYLLTAMAYDRYIAICNPLRYTIIMNRKVCIILASVSWTASFVNPVIHVTLISQSSFCSSNEINHFFCDITALMTLSCSGTSLIETITYTEGSAFAFIPLILTMISYVYIISAIVKIRSAEGRQKAFSTCSSHLTVVLLFYGTSIGVYMRPKSAYSMDLNKLLTLVYITAIPLLNPLIYSLRNKELKGTLWKATRKTIKCCTQYLSASNNSTGSKVVSS; this comes from the coding sequence ATGGAAAAGATGAATCACACCAAGGTTACCGAATTCATCATTCTGGGATTCTTTGAGCTGGCTGACATACAGCCCCTCCTTTTCCTCGTGTTTTTGATTATTTATCTGATGTCAATGACAGGGAACCTTCTTATTATATTCACAGTGTGCTCTGCTTCCCATCTGCATAGTCCCATGTTCTTCTTTCTTATCAACTTGTCCTTCCTAGAAATCTGTTATGTGACTGTCACAGTGCCTAAATTGTTAGCAGTGCTCATTGCTCAGAATAAGACCATCTCTTTTATGCAGTGTATGATACAGCTGTACCTGTTCCTGGCCTGCACAGATGTTGAGATCTACCTTCTCACTGCCATGGCCTATGATCGCTATATTGCCATCTGTAATCCCTTGCGTTACACCATCATCATGAACAGGAAAGTCTGCATTATTTTAGCCAGTGTTTCATGGACAGCTTCATTTGTAAATCCAGTTATTCATGTTACTTTAATATCACAGTCATCTTTCTGTAGCTCCAATGAAAttaaccatttcttctgtgaCATCACAGCATTGATGACTCTGTCATGTTCGGGGACCTCTCTCATTGAAACCATAACTTATACTGAAGGTTCAGCTTTTGCTTTTATCCCACTCATATTAACAATGATATCATATGTGTACATTATTTCTGCTATTGTAAAAATCCGTTCTGCTGAGGGTAGACAAaaggccttttctacctgttcttCTCACCTCACAGTCGTTCTATTATTTTATGGGACCTCTATTGGTGTGTACATGAGACCCAAGTCTGCCTACTCCATGGATCTTAACAAATTGCTTACTTTAGTTTATATAACTGCAATTCCACTGCTCAACCCCTTGATTTATAGTCTGAGAAATAAAGAACTGAAAGGAACTTTATGGAAAGCTACCAGGAAAACTATAAAatgctgcacacagtatttgtcTGCCTCCAACAACTCAACAGGGAGTAAAGTGGTAAGTTCATAA